CCTGGACTTCATAGAGACCAGAGTACAGCTTTGCCATGTTATGTTGCTTCATACCCTCGCCCAGACTCTCGAAGCTTAGCGGTTCAGGATCAACGGATTCGGGGACGCCCAAAATGTCCAGGACAATGCGGGGAGTCGGGCGATCGTTGCCTTGGCCAATAATCATACCATCACAAATGACGAGTAGCAGCTTGCGCTTGTCGTCATAGCGCATGCGAGCCATAGAGTCCATAGCACGACGCAATGACTCTTCGTCCTCGGTATACACTGGGACTTGACAAATTATAAACTTGTCCAAGTTCTCCGGAAGGTTCTTCTTGCCGAATTGCAAAGCAGCTAAAAACTTGAAGCCAATGATGGAAACAAGCATGATGGAAATTGCAAGAATAAAGTATCGCGCAAACTGACAACGAACTGAGTCTCGCGTGTCTACCTTGCCGATGAAGAAAAGGTTGTCAAGGCAAAGTTGCATTCGGGCTCGAAGTGCTGTGTCGAAATTCAGATCCTCCCAATACTGGGTCACATCATCTCCAGCCTTTCCCTGGAATATATCGACAAGCAAAGGGCTCATGTAATCGGTATCAACAGTTCCAGTTGCGTTCTTGCCGGCTGGCCGGCGAGGTACTCGGGGTCCGGCAATGTAATAGGTCATGTCATAGACTTTGCCGTGGATACTCGCAACATTCCTGGATTTGTCGGTCGCCATCTTCTTGATTGCCTTTGAAGTATAACCAACGTAGCCTTTCTTGTAATTCGAGCGCATCATGAGCATTTGCTCATAGAACCAATCGGCTCGGGAGTCATTAGTCCAATACCGGAAGTCGTGGTACTTGGCATTGATATcaaaggttggggtggaAGCTGTGACTGCGGAGTCGTTCAAATTTGATCGATAGTCCAATGGTACGCTGGGATCCACTTTCCCATTGACGCCCTGGCATAGGGCCGAGACTTGAACAGGGAACAGGTTGGTTGCGTCAGTGCCTGCATAGGCCTTGAGTGACTTTTGGGGAACGATGTCAGGGAAGTGGGATGGCATGAAACTTCCAAGATTGAAAACTACGCCTCGGATAGCAACGTAAGACTCTTCTGTACCCGCACCATTCTTACTGCTGAGCTCTGCCGTGTTGAAAATAGCCTGGGTTGGACAAACCACTCGAGGGAAACCAACAATCATGAAAACTGCTATAGCACAAGCAAACCAGATGATCATGTTGATAGCGAGCTTTTCACGCCAGGCAGTCCGCACATCCGGTCGCTTCATTCGCCCAACAAACCGGATGACGAAATCGGGGATGAAAAATGTGAGAAGATAGACAAGGAACATCCAACGGCGACGACCTGGAGAAGTCGGAGCCTCGTCGACTTCCTCCATCTTTTTTTCGTTGTTTTTCTCAAGCATCTGCTCTTTGGTGTCGAGATTCTTGAACATATCACCGGAATTGAAGGCAGAACCTCCGGCATCAGATCGTCCATCCAGCTCGCGGCTCCCAAAGTAGCCTTGTTTGGGATCATTTCCATAAATAAAAGCACCTGGAGACTGGTCAGTGGGGTGAAGAAGTCGGAGTTTGGAGTCCGGGTTTCCACCGGCGGGATGGAAACCATCGCCCTCATCACCACCAGCATCTCCATAGGATGGTACCACACGCTCGCCCACTTGGGCGATATCAGCCCAGCATCGTTCACTCAAGAAAACGCCGGTGCTACCGACACGAGCTTCGTTGCCAGGCCATCGCTTTTCGTCGAGAACAACCTCCGACTTTTCTCGGTCGCTTCCCACCACAACATTTCCAATGTCCGCGAGGCCGAGGAACTCTCCGAACGGAAGGAAGACACTGTAATCGGCGTTGCGCAGCCGCGAGCTGATTTCGGCAATGCCGAATGTTTGGACCTGCATCCGCACACACTTGCTGTCGAACTGGTTGGCAATGCGACGGTCATTAGGCTTAAGACAAATGACAAAATAGGGGTTGAGGTTCGAGGAGCTCAGGCATTTGTTCACAATCTCCAGGCCAGAAAGGAACTGGCCGGCCGCTCCCTGGGCCGGTCCGGAAGGCATTCCGTTCTTTCGACCGCTAGCTCGCTTAGACCCTGCGACTTGGCTTTCATTTTCATCGCCTTCTTCACTTTCAGGGTGAGTGCTTGGGGCTGCAAAACGGGACGGGGGTCCGGTCTTGCGTCTAGCCATGCTAGGCATCCGCAGCGGCTTGGAGCTCACCTGAGCCTGCATGATAGCAGTCTTTTCTTGTGGGTGGGATACGGTCTGAAGAGCTTCCTGGTGGAACAATTCACGCACAAAGTCACTCCGGGTAGAGCGCATGAGGTTCATCAAATCTCCCGAGATAACCTCTCCATTTTCTTCGAGCAAGCCAGTGGTGGAGTAGTCCACCTCGCCAGCGAAATGCTTGACGGTGAATGCACTCCGGGCCTGGGACATATAGCCACCTGATCCACTGGTGCCGCCCACAGAGATAGCGGGGTTTTTGTTCTCAAATCGCTTTCGCACGCTATCCAGGAATTGTGCATCTGATCTTCCACGACGGGTTTGGTCATCCAAAATGCTCAGCAGACCGTTACCATGCTTCAGCAGGCCACGCACTGTATCCGTGTTATCAAAATAGCTTGTCGCAGCCACTGTGATGTCCTCGCGGTCCAGGATATCTGCTTTGTGGTCGAAGAATGACTGAAGGCAGTAGTTGTAGAGCGATTCAGTAGCGGCATTGCTGAGAAGTTGATCGAGAGTAGACCCCGTCGAAGGAGCTTGAGCAAAACCGGGGAAATCAACAATGGAGATGGTGTTAGCGACACTGTCCTCAGCTGCACAGAGTCTTTGGTTCACGGTTTCAATGACGTAGGTCACTAAGAGAGAATAGATAGTACGTGCAAACGCATCAGCATTCTCTCGCGCTCCTTTTGCGTCGAGCATGACCGTCACCCGCTCGCGGTGGATGGTCTTCGTCCGGTAGCCAAGGCTGTCTTCCAGAGCATCGACACTAAGACCCAAGAACGCGGCGACATTGTCGAGGACTTCCTTGTTCTTCACCACCGTTACGGTCTCACCACCCTCGTGAGAATAACCGCCGCTTTCTTCAGCACCGGTGGTGGTAGACTGACCCGTGCCGAATTCGAGTTGCCCAATGTGAAGGATACTGGCCAGGATCTGGCAGATCTCTGCTATTTCCCCTCGGGAGAATTCCAACTTCCGGAGCGCGGTTTTGAAATGCTGGAAGCCCTCCGTATCATTGATTCCTACCTTCAGCTGAGTTGGATGACCAAGATAGCGCCAGCGTTTGTGGCTGACAGTTCCTCCGGAAAGCCTGCTCCCTGTTTGAACATGGATGCTATTCTCAAACCCTAGGTGTGACTTCTCTGCCGGGCTTGTTCCTGCTAGCAAATAATACAGCGCGTGGAAGCTTCGTTCTCCCGTGGGCACCGAAGAGATGCGGCTTCGCTCCAATCGGTAGTCAATGATCTTACCGCCGATTAAGGTGGGGTTCACTGAAGATGATCCATCATATTGAAGCTCAAGGAAGAGACCAGCTTTTGAAGCGGTTGGTGTAGTGACGGATTTGGTGGTTGTAAGAGTGTCGAAAACAAAGGCCGCATATGAGATTTTGGAGGAGAGCGGGGTCGATGAAAATGATAAGAACGAAGACAGCAAGTGCGAGCGAATGGTGGTTTTTCCAGATCCACTCTCTCCTCTGTCATTGAACGTTAGGCATGGTCTTTGCAAAGAGAGTTGGTCCAGCTTACAAAAACACAACGGCTTGGTTTTCAGCGCGCGCACCCAGGCGAGTGAAGGCGCGGCGCGCGAGATCTTCAGCCTCCCCTGCAGCACTTCCCTCTTTTCCGCCATCAGGTCCTTTGGTCGCAGATGAATATGTGTTCAGAGCAATGAGGGCCTGAGACGACAGGTGGGCAGTTGGCAATCCAACATGAAAACTAAGACACATGTTAGCTATACCGAAATTTTTCTCATCGACAGTGTCGGGATCTTCATACCGACTGGCGAGATGGGCCGTGAGATGTGTATCAGACTGAAGGTGGGCTGGTAGTGAGGGGAGTGATGGCTGAGCGTGTGCCGGGCCACTGCCAGAAAAGGTATTGGCCATGTTTGGATCTCTTCAGTTGAGGCCTAAGGGCGTGAACGAGTGTATGAGGCGCAATCGGGACGACAAGACTCAACGGAGCGAGTGGCCTGGGAAGCCTCGTCGTGACAGAACGAACGTGGAACGAAAGCAGGAATGCCTCGTAGACTTGGCGGAATTAAACCCCTAGCAACAGATTGAGGTCGCACGCATCGGGGTGTTGAGGGGTATTAAGATTCAATGAACTTTGGATTTGAGGTGCAATGGTAAGTTCAGGGTGAACGAGTGGCTGAGAGACACAATTATCGAACcagaaacagaaacagaTCTCAGCAGCCCAGATTGCAAATTCacaaagggaaaaaaagcaacaaaTCGATAAGAGAGGTCGGGGGTGGATGTGTATTGCACAAAACAAAAATTACTAGCTTAGTCGCTAAGAATAGTTGAACCTCGGACATACCGATTGAAAAGggtctactccgtatttgGGGGCTATTGAATATTTGATTGGGTTCGGCTTTGGACGTGTCTCGGCTGAAATCCACCAAAGCTGATGATGTTCCCGCAATGATAATGTTAGAGACCGTCAGACCCAGAGAGAAAGACATGAGAGCTAGAATCACAACTTGACGAGAAAGTAAAAATTTTGAAAAATGTtgaaaaatccaaaatcctGGAAGCAAGAAAAGTCGGTTTTCAATCTTTTTTAATTTACGTCAGTCTCATGTTGAGGGATCTCCACTCTAATTACTGCAAAGCTTCATAAATGTACTCTGTGCTACAGTGTATGGATATAGTACTAGAGTGTGCAAGGTCAGTATAAGGTCTAACCTTGAAACTCCCTGGAGCACGTCAACTCCCACAGTTTGACCATTGCCCTCCTTGCAAGGGAGCTGCATGTCAAAAAATCCGAAAATATGAACCAGGACACAACAGATGAAGGTCTGAAACTAGGGGGTTGAGCATAGGAAGATAGTGTGGCTCGACATTCTCACGAGAATGGATAGGCCAGTAGACAGGCTAGTAGAGGTGGCACAGTGGATCAAGTCTCCGATCATACATTGCGTGGCGAAACTAGTCATCTGTTCGAAAAACATGAGTGAGACATCCCAAATATAGTGCACTTGTATTCCAAAATACTAGAAGTACATTAAATACGCTAGTGCGAAATATACAAAACCCCATCTATCATTCTACAGGTTCTCGGTCCCCGGGGTCCCTATCAGCTGATGCATTTTCATTGGTCAGAACTTATCAAGCAAAAGCCCATCAGGGTGAAAGAGCAACAACCAGCCCATGGTTTGAAAATTACAGCAGAAAACTCGTCATTTTGAATGCAATTACATACTTCATCAAAACCTGGGCCCTGTCAACAGTTGGAATTGGACAGAAATTTGAATCTTACTCGGTATGGGTTTACTCTTTCCGCAAGACCAACAGATTACCAAAGGCTTATTCCGTACCTACTCGACTGCGCAGCGTCGAAACGATCGTCAGGATCGACGACGGTATTTTTCCACATCCCGTAATTTTCAACTCCATTGATTTCTTTCTCCCCACGCCTAACTTCTTGTTTTGTCCTCTTCCTTATCCATTCAGGAGTTCCATCTCCAGTCGCTCGCTCAATTATTGATCGTCCATCCCTGATCTACTCTAAATCCAACTCCTACTGTACATTTGGCGAGACAAGTAGCCAACACAAAACAAAGTACCCTCATGCAGTTGTGATAGCGAACAGGCCGGACATCGCACCTTGCCGTTAGCATCGTTGACCCTCCGACCTCACGTTCGTCATGTCGAACCGGCATTCGGTCTTCTCTACGCAGTCTACGGGTATCTCGGGCGGACCCAGAGCGCAACATGGAACTCAGGTCtcaaccactacacttttGAATGCCCTCCATTCTTTTTATACCGCGGGTCAACCGTATCAACTAGACTCTGCCACGAGTTTGGTTGTGAACACCTGGGTAACCGCAGCAACTACTTTGCCCGATGGCCGGACTGGCGCCACGGTCGACCGTGATCTAGCTATCAGAGCTTGGGAACATGCCCGACGCCGCGCCGAGGATGGCTGCATTGTTCTAGGGTATGTACGAAAGTGCATTTTCTAAGAAGCAGAGGTACTAATTTAGAATAGCACCCTCCACCAATCAACACCCTCGTTGCTAGAGCCATTTATCGCAGCAATTCCAGTGGAAACACCCGATTTAGCTCTGATTGCGCTCTCCGCTGTGCGACCCTTCCTCACTGCAGTCACCGCTTTCAACCCCTCCTACTCTCTTCATTCAGCGTTGGCCGCCACTTACACCTTGTCCTTGCAAGGATCTGTCGTTGGCCTCTCCTTCGCCTTGTCTACCTCCGGCATCAATGTGCGGAAGGGTCTTCTAGAAATTCAACCAGACACCGGCTATCGTGCGTTTGATGCCTTCTACTATCTTCTCACTTCTACATCGACTGCTGCGGAGCGTGAGTTTTTGGACTTGAAAGATCCGGCTGCATATACCTTGCTCAACCGATCAAACACCTACAATCCTCCACACTATCTACCGACAGCGGAcgatgctgctgctgcagAAGACTTCCGTGCGTCCTTGAAATCCATCGGCATCAAAGGTTCTGCTCAGCGAGGTTTGCTATCAGTCCTTGCTGGTCTCCTGAAGCTCGGCAATGCAATTGGGTTCGAGGTGGACCAGGAAGACCTAGAAGAGGTCTGTGAGGATGCTGGGGGTCTTCTTGGAATTGATCCAGAGATCCTTCTTCATAATTGCTCCACTGATGAGCGGGGAGTGTTGATTGCGGGAATCTACGAGGCGCTCGTCGATTGGGTAATCGGCCGAGCAAATGAAGCCATCATGGCTGAGATTCAGGCGACATTGGAAAGGGATTCCAGCAACGGAGGCGGCGCAGCACAATGGTCGAACGATGACACGGTAAACCTTACTGTAGTTGATATCCCACGACCGGCTCTTGGTAAAGCGATCACGATGAGAGGAATCTTTGATGATGGTCTTGGCCTCAATGCTGAAATGAAGGATGATGGAGTTCCTCTCCCACCCATTGGAGCGTCTGTCATCAGTGAAATGAACTCCGCAGTGGCCCAAGTTGAGCCTGACCTCAATATCATCACAGGACTTGCCGGGCGAGAACGCGAACACGATCTAGACAAGCGGCAGGGGGTACTGGAAAAGGTTGGTGTTGAGCTCGAGATTGACGCCTTTCTCCGACGTGTTTTATTCCCGGTTGATACCGAAGGTATTACAGTGGGAAAACGCGGCCGATTCGATCTTCCCACTATGCTCAACAGTAGCCGTGTTTGGTaccacctctctctccatcCGACTGATGACATGCCGGAGCAGCTCGCGTCATCGGCATCTACTGCATGGTCTGCAGGTGCAGTCTCTCGCCAATTGCGAGACTGGCGACTTACGGAGTGGGCCAACCGTCGCTTGAAGCAACTCGATTTCACTGCTGATTTTGATGTGGAAGAGTTTGTCGGCCGGTATGCGCGGCTCGGTTGTGCCGAAGGCCAGGATGGTGTCGAGAACTGGATCATTGAAAGAGGCTGGAGCAATGGCGATGCTGTCGTCGGTGAACAGCGCGTGTGGATGCGCGAGGGGGCATGGTGGGAAGCGGAGAGCATGCTGGATCTCAAGCCGGAAGAGACTCACGTTAATCCATTCATGTATGGCCCTGCATTGTATGAGCCCGGCTTCACCCCAGAGGGCACGGCCATCCATGAAAACTCCAACCTTCTCGGCATGCCACCTGGCGGCGCCATGGCCCCAAGTGTGATGGGTGGTGCCAAGTCCATTGCCCCCAGTGCGCCATTCACTAATGCTGCTAATACCGGCGACTACGGCTTGGGCCGGAAAGGTGACGACAACAAAGGAGACATCGCATACTACGACGAATATGGTCGGTACGTCGGCGAATTCGACCCTGAGTTTGGTGATCCGAAGCACATTGAGAAGAAAACCATACCTTGGAGCCGTCGACTTTGGGCTGGTTTCGTCTGGGCCTTGACGTTCTGGATTCCTTCCTTCGTGCTTCGATACGTTGGTCGTATGAAACGTCCGGATGTCCGCCTGGCCTGGCGAGAAAAGGTTGTTCTTGTGTTTTTGATTCTGTTCTTCAATGCGGTTGTCTGCTTCTACATCATTGCCTTTGGTGACCTTCTCTGTCCCAACAAGGACAAAGTCTGGAATGAAAAAGAGGTTGGCTGGCACACAACTGACAAGAACTTCTACGTCGGCATCCACGGCCGTGTCTATGACATCAGCAAGTTCTGGCGCACACAGCACAGTGACATAATTGGTGAAGATACAAACTCGGACAACATGCGCCCATTTGGAGGGCAGATTTTAGATGCCTACTTTCCGCCTCCTCTTAACCGTTACTGTGCTCCATTTGTTAAATCCGATACGCTCGCCCTCCAACCCAACAACACAGACGCTATCTTGAATCCGACAGCCGAGCACAAATCTGGGTCACAGTCGTTAACCACCACCTCTGCACTCCACAAGGATACCTGGTATGAAAACAAATTCTTGCCAAAGATTGGTACATACTACAAGGGTGAGCTGGTTTGGAAAAGGAGTGTCATCGAGAAGCAAGCCAACGATGATTCTCGCTACTGGGTTATTAAAGACCAAAAGGTGTATGACTTGACCGACTATTTCCATACTTTAGAGATGATGAACAATCTCGACCAATACAACTGGCTGCCGTCATCTGTGACTGCTCTTTTCAAGGACAATATGGGCGAAGATGTCACCGACCAATGGCCGGACACAACGGACTTTAGGAATGCCCAGACATGTCTCGACTTTGTCTTCTATGTCGGCAAAGTTGATTTCCGTGATAGTCCACGATGCACGGTCAACAACTGGATCCTGCTTACCTTCACCATTCTTATCTGCGCTGTCATCCTGGTCAAGTTCCTTGCAGCTCTGCAGTTGGGATCCAAGCGTCGGCCCGCACCTCAGGACAAATTCGTCATCTGCATGGTTCCCGCATACACAGAGGGTGAGAATGATCTTCGGAAAGGTCTCGATTCTCTGACTGCCTTGAAGTACGACAACAAGAGAAAGCTGATCTTTGTCATTTGTGACGGTATGATTGTTGGTGGTGGAAATGACCGCCCCACGCCCAAGATCGTTCTGGACATTCTAGGGGTCGATCCTAAGATGGACCCACCGGCACTACCTTGCAAATCAATCGGTCAAGGAAGCGAGCAGCTGAACTACGGCAAGGTTTACTCCGGATTGTATGAGTACGAAGGCAATGTTGTGCCTTATATTGTGGTCGTCAAGGTTGGCAAGGAATCTGAGCAGCGCAAGTCCAAACCTGGCAATCGTGGCAAGCGAGACACGCAGGTCCTTCTCATGCAGTTTTTGAATCGAGTTCATCATCGCTCGCCTATGACGCCACTTGAACTGGAAATGTTCCACCAAATCAACAACGTCATCGGCGTGGATCCAGAGCTATATGAATACTGTCTCATGGTCGACGCAGATACTACTGTCAAGGAGGATTCTCTGAATCGCTTAGTCGCCGCGTGTGCAGCAGATGCCAAGATCGCGGGCATTTGCGGCGAGACTAGTCTTCAGAATGAGGAACGTAGTTGGTGGACGATGATTCAGGTCTACGAATACTACATCTCGCATCACCTAGCGAAGGCATTTGAGTCGCTCTTCGGTAGTGTTACCTGTCTTCCTGGATGGTGAGTCCTAAGTGCTTTCTCTCTCGGATAAAATTTGATACTAACTATGTTTAGTTTCACCATGTATCGCCTTCGAACTGCGGACAAAGGACGTCCTCTGATCATCTCGGACAAAGTCATTCACGATTACGCTGACAACGATGTTGACACCCTCCACAAGAAGAACCTGCTGTCTCTTGGTGAGGATCGGTATCTGACAACCATCATGACCAAACACTTCCCATCAATGTCGTACAAGTTTATTCCCGATGCCTACGCAAGCACAGCCGCCCCTGAAACCTGGAGTGTGCTTATGTCGCAGAGACGCCGCTGGATCAACTCCACAATCCACAACCTGGTGGAACTGGCAGCTCTGGAAGATCTCTGCGGTTTCTGCTGTTTCAGTATGCGATTCGTCGTTCTCGTCGATCTGGTGGGAACCCTTATCCTTCCGGCGACCTGTGTATACCTCACCTACCTTGTATACCGAGTTGCTAGTCACTCGGGTCCCTTCCCTATGATCTCTATTATCATGCTGGCTGGTGTATATGGTCTGCAAGCGatgatcttcatcgtcaaACGGCAGTGGCAACACATCGGTTGGATGATTATCTACCTTCTTGCGTACCCAATCTACAACTTCATCCTGCCGCTATATGCCTTCTGGAAACAGGACGATTTCGGATGGGGTACTACCCGTGTTGTCATCGGCGAGAAGGGCGACAAGCGAGTCATCGCTGTGGAAGATGAGCCTTTCGACCCACGCAGCATCCCACTCCAACGCTGGGATGACTACGCCATGGCCAATAATCTCCCTGGCCGTCGCGGCGACCTCAGCGCTAGCCAGGAGAAGGTCTACGCCACCGGTCGGTATGATGACATGGCTATGGAGATGGATGACATGCACTCGCAGTACTCATCCGTTAAACCAGCCTCCACTATTCTTACCGGATTCCCGGGCCAGGGCCGCCACCACCCTTATCTGCCTCCACAGTCGCCGGCGCCCTTCGTCGGCGGCAATCTCCCTGGCAACCGCAACTCGCACATGTCAAACTTCTCCCGCTACACGGATATGCCACAGGCGGGTGCTCAGATGGGTGGCCACTCTGCCCAGGCTTCCCGGCACATGTCCATGGGTGGCCTCAGCGCCTACCAAGATAGTCCATTGGCCGCGAGCAGGCACAGCGTCGGCATGATGCAGAGCAGCGATAACCTCCTCGGCAATGCTGGCTCTCGCAGCCCCCTTCCTCAGTATCTCTCTCGACCCGCCAGCACTGCGTTTGACTTCCGTGCTGGTAGTGGGCCCGATGAGGGTGCCATTACAGAGGCAATTCGAGGTTGCCTGGCCGAGgttgatctggatactgTCACCAAAAAACAGGGTAAGTTTTGAGCTTTATTTCATGGATAACCATGCAGTTCACTAACCGCATCGCAATAGTCCGTGTTCTCGTCGAGCACCGCCTGCAAACCTCGCTCGCGGGCGACAAGCGAGCCTTCCTGGACCGACAGATCGACCAGGAATTGGCAAACATGTAACCTCTTTTCACTTGTAATATGCACTCTGCGTTCCGCTTTCACACCCATCTAGCACGTTTCTCTTTCCTGAAATGGGGTCTCGGCATCTCTGGAGTTTTCATGGGgaattctttttcttttttcgaGCACAGCATCCAGCGTCTTGATCTTTGAGCTGTTTTGCTCTTTCGTCTTCACTTCATGGGATCTATCTAGTGCCCAGTGACAATAATATATGTtttgatgatgttgaaatcGGTCCTTGCATCTTTTTATTTTGCCTCGTAGGACCGCAGAACTCCATCTTGACCGACCTCGTGTCTTGTATTTCAGGTTGCAAAACTCGAAAACATGTCGTCTGGTTAGTTTCGGCATAGCGCTGCGTCATCGTCTCTCAATCTAAGAGTTTGTAGTACAGTAAACCACAGCAGTTATTGTATATTCCGCATCGGGATATAGTAAATGGAAGTTCAGTGTTCAACATTTAAGATTTATATTACCCAGCATGATGTCCTGTAAAGAGCGACTATAGTCTTGGAGGTACTATATCAGTCAATGTCATTGGATATCCCTTTAATCAGGAAGAACCATTCCTAGACCTAACGATGCACAACACTCCTATACTGATccagtagcttcctgaaaCCCTTCGAGTGATGGGACGTGAGATGATCGTAGTAATGATCTCTTGCAGCATCCATAATCGCCTTCACCTTCTCCGCGGGAACCTTTTTTTTACGATCGTAGGTGTATAGACCATTCACCTCCTGCTCAATATCATATCTAGATCAGAAAAGACAGATTGAGTTAGCAAAGGTCCTCAGATCACAATGCCAAAAATCATGGATGATGCAACATACAGTTGAGTCCAGACAAGCCCACAAATGTGCCCCGGTTTCACAACCGCCATCACTAGCTTCTCAAATCGCACTAAGAAGTCTGCCGGGTCACTGGCAGTCGTATACCCCCAGTCCCGCTCACCGACAGCAGCAGAGTTCTTAGGCGGTGCGATATTAACCCCACCAAACTCAGTGCAGATCACTGGTGCACCCGGCGTATGCCGGGCACCTTTATCGACGACCACAGAGCCGGAATAACCAGAGTAGATCGGTTTGGTGAAAACCTCGTGCCCACCTTTCGATTCGAGAATCCCTGACATGCTGGCACACGCTGCACCCAGGTCGATCGAGTCGCTGTAATCGTGGAAGGTTGTTAGGTCTGTTTTGACGTGTTCCCAGCCGCAGTTGTCGTTAATTGGTCTGCTAGGGTCGAGAATCCTGTGTTTTTCTCTCAGCTGGTTCATCCATTTCCTCTCGGCGGCTGGGACACACTGAAAATGCCACCGGGTGAGCCATACTTAGTCAAGTAGTACAGGACGCGAACATGATTACGCTGCTCGATATTTTCCTTCAAGGCAGATACACCCCACGACTCATTAAGTGGCGTCCAAGTGACCAGCGATGGGTGGTTGATATCCCTCTTTACGGCTTCAGTCCACTCACTGGTAAACCGCTCAATGTAGTCAGTGTCGAACTCATAGGCATTTGCCATCTCGCCCCAAACGAGGAAGCCCTTCCGGTCTGCCCAGTAGTAGAAGCGCGGGTCTTCGACCTTCTGGTGCTTGCGACATCCATTGAATCCTAGTTTCTGTGCCAGCTCTATGTCTGTCTTCAGGGCCTCTGAAGAAGGAGGAGTCATGCCCGTTTCGGGCCAGTATCCCTGGTCTAGGAATAGCATCTGGAAATACGGCTTTCCGTTCAGTCAGAATGTTCCATCGCCGTTTTGCCAGGATAGACTGCGCATGCCGGTCGTAGTCTGTACTTCATCAACAAGACTGCCGGCCCCATCAAGCAGCCGAAGCATAGTATCATAGAGAACAGGATGCTCCGGAGCCCAGAGCGCAACACCCCGACTCCAGACTCCATCAGCACCAAACAACTCCGGgttctttgtcttcaacTTTCCCACTGCAGCTTCAGTAACCTTCATACTCAAGTCAACCGCAGCAAACGTTTTATCCCGCATACACTCACCGCCCACCTTCGCAATACTCAGCCCTCCAAGGGATACCTCAACCTCAACCTTCGCCGCACTTCCAACCCGCCGTCCGGCAACATGGACCTTTGCATGCAACTGGCCGCGTTCAATATCATCAGAGCGAAACACTGTCCCTCCACTCCCACATAGCAACCGCATAGCCGGAACACTCTCCAACCAAACAGACTGCCAAATACCCCTAC
The nucleotide sequence above comes from Penicillium digitatum chromosome 1, complete sequence. Encoded proteins:
- a CDS encoding Chitin synthase ChsE, whose protein sequence is MANTFSGSGPAHAQPSLPSLPAHLQSDTHLTAHLASRFHVGLPTAHLSSQALIALNTYSSATKGPDGGKEGSAAGEAEDLARRAFTRLGARAENQAVVFLGESGSGKTTIRSHLLSSFLSFSSTPLSSKISYAAFVFDTLTTTKSVTTPTASKAGLFLELQYDGSSSVNPTLIGGKIIDYRLERSRISSVPTGERSFHALYYLLAGTSPAEKSHLGFENSIHVQTGSRLSGGTVSHKRWRYLGHPTQLKVGINDTEGFQHFKTALRKLEFSRGEIAEICQILASILHIGQLEFGTGQSTTTGAEESGGYSHEGGETVTVVKNKEVLDNVAAFLGLSVDALEDSLGYRTKTIHRERVTVMLDAKGARENADAFARTIYSLLVTYVIETVNQRLCAAEDSVANTISIVDFPGFAQAPSTGSTLDQLLSNAATESLYNYCLQSFFDHKADILDREDITVAATSYFDNTDTVRGLLKHGNGLLSILDDQTRRGRSDAQFLDSVRKRFENKNPAISVGGTSGSGGYMSQARSAFTVKHFAGEVDYSTTGLLEENGEVISGDLMNLMRSTRSDFVRELFHQEALQTVSHPQEKTAIMQAQVSSKPLRMPSMARRKTGPPSRFAAPSTHPESEEGDENESQVAGSKRASGRKNGMPSGPAQGAAGQFLSGLEIVNKCLSSSNLNPYFVICLKPNDRRIANQFDSKCVRMQVQTFGIAEISSRLRNADYSVFLPFGEFLGLADIGNVVVGSDREKSEVVLDEKRWPGNEARVGSTGVFLSERCWADIAQVGERVVPSYGDAGGDEGDGFHPAGGNPDSKLRLLHPTDQSPGAFIYGNDPKQGYFGSRELDGRSDAGGSAFNSGDMFKNLDTKEQMLEKNNEKKMEEVDEAPTSPGRRRWMFLVYLLTFFIPDFVIRFVGRMKRPDVRTAWREKLAINMIIWFACAIAVFMIVGFPRVVCPTQAIFNTAELSSKNGAGTEESYVAIRGVVFNLGSFMPSHFPDIVPQKSLKAYAGTDATNLFPVQVSALCQGVNGKVDPSVPLDYRSNLNDSAVTASTPTFDINAKYHDFRYWTNDSRADWFYEQMLMMRSNYKKGYVGYTSKAIKKMATDKSRNVASIHGKVYDMTYYIAGPRVPRRPAGKNATGTVDTDYMSPLLVDIFQGKAGDDVTQYWEDLNFDTALRARMQLCLDNLFFIGKVDTRDSVRCQFARYFILAISIMLVSIIGFKFLAALQFGKKNLPENLDKFIICQVPVYTEDEESLRRAMDSMARMRYDDKRKLLLVICDGMIIGQGNDRPTPRIVLDILGVPESVDPEPLSFESLGEGMKQHNMAKLYSGLYEVQGHIVPFLVVVKVGKPSEVSRPGNRGKRDSQMVLMRFLNRVHYNLPMSPMELEMHHHIRNIIGVNPQFYEYILQVDADTMVAPDSATRFVSAFLSDTRLIGACGETSLSNAKTSIVTMIQVYEYYISHNLTKAFESLFGSVTCLPGCFTMYRVRTAEHGTPLFVSKAVVDAYSEIRVDTLHMKNLLHLGEDRYLTTLLIKHHPKFKTKYIFRCHAWTVAPESFAVFLSQRRRWINSTVHNLMELIPLDQLCGFCCFSMRFIVLIDLLMTVIQPVTIAYIAYLIYWCVSEPDVLPITSFILLGVIYGLQALIFLVRRRWEMIGWMLIYLLAIPIFSLALPLYSFWHMDDFSWGNTRVITGEKGRKVIISDEGKFDPDSIPKKIWEDYQAELWESQTSRDDRSEFSAHSYGTRLPPFPQSEYGYHTSSRPVSQLDLPLGSGGARYSAAPSEMMSNFGMEDLSHLPPDDEILDEIRKILATADLMKVSKKTIKQELERRFDVNLDAKRPYINSATEAVLSGVL